A single window of Candidatus Kryptoniota bacterium DNA harbors:
- a CDS encoding TonB-dependent receptor: MSKLATCCLFILTFAAMTFAQTTGKISGTVTDAATGEKLVGVTVLVEGTTLGSSTDLNGYFVILNLTPGTYRLRASIVGYAPLILEDVRVAIDQTTQADFKMTETTISTKEVVVVASRPVIQKDVSASTTNISPAEVASIPTVSVAGAVLLQAGVQSNNSGLVIRGAGSDQTAFMVDGFTLRDERNNWAYTTISLTSVKDIQIQTGGFNAEYGDIRSGVVNVTTNNGSTDHYTISVLARIAPPQAQNFGGPLNGFNTYFVRPYVDPAVAYYGTNDGAWNAATQSQYPGFDGWIAESQKSLASGDSSQFLTPTAAQRVWEWVHRKDFSVLKPNYNIDASFGGPFPVISKQLGNLRFWGSYVSQQSMYMIPLTTDAYRNYNGSLKLTSDVGPGMELYLEGMLGEQTGTTYTRNGQPGIFQNSGQIADYLSSLGPLGGSYIDTRMFTDWYWNPSRVDFNLLGAKLSHVISPSTFYEINVRETGTQYHTSIPADRSTTPSPTFGNYFSFANQFPFGYYPKAPSYASYLSSFNNNGLGMSDSRDTSVIAVYNVKFDLTSQVDEHNQIKTGLEYNYTDNNINYGLIDSALTSDNNWSHWHTFPVRASAYLQDKLEFEGMIANLGVRVDMSHAGGQWYNTSDAYSPIFSGADQVGLDTVSKKSTKYLVEVEPRLGISFPVTENSKLYFNYGHFYSMPTADDLYMIRRLLGTDNVTLVADPNAPLPRTIQYELGFEQSLFDKYLIHIAGYYKDVSDERTTTTFVSSNSLVNYSLYTSNYYEDIRGFEITLSKNTGDWFRGFVNYTYMVSSNGQFGYAYQFQSPADQRTYDLNNYTDLYQTKPIPQPYARLNLDFFTPNWLGPDWSGIKVLADWHINLLGNWSAGPWFTWSGGETIPGIQNNVEWKDYLDFDLRITRGFHFYGVDMELFADIYNIFNYKYMSYDDGFGPNALDYKAYMESLHLPSSVAGDATHQVFGYINTPGNDTPGDYQSSSKPYIKMPYLWQLAMLNPRTFYYGIRFTYDIP; this comes from the coding sequence ATGAGTAAGCTCGCAACATGCTGTCTGTTCATTCTCACATTCGCTGCGATGACTTTTGCGCAGACCACCGGCAAGATTTCAGGAACGGTGACCGACGCGGCGACGGGTGAAAAACTTGTAGGTGTTACCGTCTTGGTTGAGGGAACGACCCTCGGCTCCTCGACTGACCTGAACGGATATTTCGTAATATTAAATCTGACGCCGGGTACATATCGCCTGAGAGCATCTATTGTCGGTTATGCTCCTCTGATACTTGAGGATGTCCGCGTTGCGATCGATCAGACGACTCAGGCGGATTTCAAGATGACCGAGACCACGATCTCGACCAAGGAAGTGGTTGTCGTCGCATCGAGGCCGGTCATCCAGAAGGACGTTTCGGCGAGTACGACAAACATCTCACCCGCTGAAGTGGCGTCGATACCTACTGTCAGTGTCGCAGGCGCGGTTCTATTGCAGGCCGGTGTTCAAAGCAACAACAGCGGTCTAGTGATTCGCGGCGCGGGAAGCGACCAGACCGCTTTCATGGTGGATGGTTTCACGCTGCGCGACGAGCGGAACAATTGGGCATACACCACCATAAGTCTGACGTCCGTGAAAGATATCCAGATCCAGACGGGCGGGTTCAATGCCGAGTATGGCGACATCAGGTCCGGCGTCGTAAACGTCACGACGAACAATGGGAGCACGGATCACTACACGATCAGTGTCCTTGCACGAATTGCTCCACCTCAGGCACAGAATTTCGGCGGGCCGTTGAATGGATTCAACACCTATTTCGTAAGACCATATGTTGACCCCGCCGTGGCGTATTATGGTACAAACGACGGCGCATGGAACGCAGCCACACAGTCGCAATATCCGGGATTCGACGGGTGGATTGCCGAATCTCAGAAATCGCTTGCGTCGGGGGACTCGAGTCAGTTCTTGACTCCCACCGCTGCTCAAAGAGTTTGGGAATGGGTGCATCGGAAGGACTTCAGTGTACTGAAGCCCAACTATAATATCGATGCGAGCTTCGGCGGACCATTCCCCGTCATAAGCAAGCAGCTTGGCAACCTTCGTTTCTGGGGATCTTACGTTTCGCAGCAGTCGATGTATATGATCCCTCTCACGACGGACGCTTACCGGAACTACAACGGTTCGTTGAAGTTGACGTCGGATGTGGGCCCCGGGATGGAACTCTATCTCGAAGGAATGCTGGGAGAGCAGACCGGCACTACATATACCAGGAACGGGCAGCCCGGAATTTTTCAAAACAGTGGACAGATTGCGGACTATTTATCTTCATTGGGACCTCTTGGAGGATCGTACATCGACACAAGAATGTTCACCGACTGGTATTGGAATCCAAGTCGGGTCGATTTCAACTTGCTCGGTGCAAAGCTTTCTCACGTAATCAGTCCCTCGACTTTTTATGAGATAAACGTTCGCGAGACAGGGACTCAATACCACACGTCTATCCCCGCCGACAGGAGTACTACTCCAAGCCCGACCTTCGGGAATTATTTCTCTTTTGCAAATCAATTCCCATTCGGGTACTACCCCAAAGCGCCGTCTTACGCATCTTACCTGAGCAGTTTCAATAATAATGGACTGGGAATGAGCGATTCACGCGACACAAGTGTGATCGCGGTGTATAATGTGAAATTCGATTTGACAAGCCAGGTCGACGAACATAACCAGATTAAGACAGGTCTGGAGTATAACTATACCGACAACAACATCAATTACGGACTGATAGACTCCGCTTTGACTTCTGATAACAACTGGTCGCATTGGCACACATTTCCTGTTCGTGCGTCTGCATATCTGCAAGACAAATTAGAGTTCGAAGGCATGATTGCTAACCTGGGAGTTAGAGTTGATATGTCCCACGCCGGTGGCCAATGGTACAATACCAGTGATGCGTATTCCCCGATCTTTTCCGGCGCAGATCAGGTAGGGCTTGACACCGTCTCAAAGAAATCGACCAAGTACCTTGTAGAAGTCGAACCTCGCCTGGGGATATCCTTCCCGGTGACCGAGAACTCAAAATTATACTTCAACTACGGTCATTTCTATTCTATGCCCACGGCTGATGATCTATACATGATTCGCAGACTGCTGGGTACAGATAACGTCACTCTCGTTGCCGATCCGAACGCTCCTCTTCCGCGGACGATTCAATACGAATTAGGCTTCGAGCAAAGTCTTTTCGACAAATACTTGATACACATCGCCGGGTACTACAAAGATGTCTCCGATGAGAGGACAACAACGACGTTCGTCAGTTCAAACAGTCTGGTTAACTACTCGCTCTATACGAGCAACTACTACGAGGATATCAGAGGCTTCGAGATTACCCTTTCGAAGAATACGGGAGACTGGTTCCGGGGCTTTGTAAACTATACCTACATGGTGTCCAGTAACGGCCAGTTCGGATACGCTTATCAGTTTCAGAGTCCGGCCGACCAGCGGACTTATGATTTAAATAATTATACCGACCTTTACCAGACGAAGCCTATTCCGCAGCCGTATGCGAGATTAAATCTGGATTTCTTCACGCCGAACTGGTTGGGTCCGGACTGGAGCGGAATCAAGGTGCTGGCGGATTGGCACATCAATTTACTCGGCAATTGGTCTGCGGGACCATGGTTCACCTGGTCCGGCGGCGAAACCATCCCCGGCATCCAGAATAACGTCGAATGGAAAGACTACCTTGACTTTGATCTGAGAATCACCCGCGGGTTCCATTTTTATGGCGTCGATATGGAGCTGTTTGCCGATATTTATAATATCTTCAATTACAAGTACATGTCCTACGACGATGGATTTGGTCCTAACGCGTTAGATTACAAGGCTTACATGGAATCTCTACACCTTCCTTCTTCGGTCGCCGGAGACGCAACGCATCAGGTTTTTGGTTACATAAACACGCCGGGAAATGACACGCCGGGGGATTATCAGTCGTCGAGCAAACCGTACATCAAAATGCCGTATCTCTGGCAGCTGGCTATGCTCAATCCGAGAACATTTTATTATGGAATCAGATTCACTTATGACATACCGTAA